A part of Lacinutrix sp. 5H-3-7-4 genomic DNA contains:
- a CDS encoding PH domain-containing protein produces MSENNFNIPSRQSAKGIIVIFGVSVYKVIKGLIIVIAAFFLKYFQSGEALDIYNYKVILSVAAFILYFIIFAILKYLNFKFYINKDYFILKQGIINKEETSISKSKIQNVYIKQNVIQQLINVVSLSIETAGDDKTEIEIKALSKPKAEALKKQLLSSSKVEDNLEKTEDIKNSVETTNVYYKASFKKLLLEGISENHLKSLVFVLAFIFGLYNDFKEFIKQFKVTSRFNEYFELDEQALLGLIMFNVTLLILLLITSFLFSLIKTVVQNFNLTVYRKKDGLEISKGLFNKINLGLVSSRIQNTTISTNKFKKALGLYKLSFTQAMVNKKQQLKFNIIGLNKTQINELINEFYSGVYTSIQKYKPNRYFILKEVMVNIFLLLLINIPIIFAPPLVFLINIPLVILFAANTLYAYKKAYYSIDNNYIVVGTGKLIETHTSFLETHKVQAVKIKQTIFQKKRKLATVKVYSASKAITIPHIELNIARDIKNFLLYKVESEDRDWM; encoded by the coding sequence ATGAGCGAGAATAACTTTAATATACCTTCTCGACAATCTGCAAAAGGCATTATTGTAATTTTTGGAGTTAGCGTTTATAAAGTAATTAAAGGTTTAATAATTGTTATTGCTGCCTTTTTTTTAAAATATTTTCAAAGTGGTGAAGCTTTAGATATTTACAACTATAAAGTAATACTTTCTGTAGCAGCATTTATTTTATACTTTATCATATTTGCTATATTAAAATACCTAAACTTTAAGTTTTATATTAATAAAGACTACTTTATATTAAAACAAGGTATAATTAATAAAGAAGAAACCTCGATATCCAAATCTAAAATTCAAAACGTTTACATCAAGCAAAATGTAATTCAGCAACTTATAAATGTAGTTTCCTTATCTATAGAAACTGCAGGAGATGATAAAACTGAAATTGAAATAAAAGCATTATCTAAACCAAAAGCTGAAGCTTTAAAAAAACAGTTATTATCTAGTTCTAAAGTAGAGGATAATTTAGAAAAGACAGAAGATATAAAAAACAGCGTTGAAACAACCAATGTATACTATAAAGCCTCTTTTAAAAAATTACTTTTAGAAGGTATAAGCGAGAATCATTTAAAAAGTTTAGTCTTTGTTTTAGCTTTTATTTTTGGTCTGTATAACGATTTTAAAGAATTTATAAAGCAATTTAAAGTCACCTCAAGATTTAATGAATACTTTGAGTTAGATGAACAAGCACTTTTAGGATTAATAATGTTTAATGTTACATTATTAATTCTATTATTAATTACATCTTTTTTATTTTCTCTTATAAAAACAGTAGTACAAAACTTCAATTTAACAGTCTATCGTAAAAAAGATGGATTAGAAATATCTAAAGGATTATTTAATAAAATAAACTTAGGTTTAGTTTCTTCAAGAATCCAAAACACAACCATTTCTACAAACAAGTTTAAAAAAGCACTTGGGCTTTATAAACTTTCATTTACGCAGGCAATGGTTAATAAAAAGCAACAATTAAAATTCAATATTATAGGTTTAAATAAAACTCAAATTAATGAGTTAATTAATGAGTTTTATTCTGGCGTATACACATCTATACAAAAATATAAACCCAATCGTTATTTTATTTTAAAAGAAGTAATGGTTAATATATTTCTATTACTATTAATCAATATCCCTATAATTTTTGCTCCACCATTAGTGTTTTTAATAAATATTCCTTTGGTAATATTATTTGCAGCCAACACTTTATACGCTTATAAAAAAGCATACTATAGTATAGACAATAATTATATAGTTGTAGGTACAGGGAAGCTAATAGAAACACATACTAGTTTCTTAGAAACACATAAGGTACAAGCAGTAAAAATAAAGCAAACCATATTTCAAAAAAAGCGCAAATTAGCAACGGTAAAAGTGTATTCTGCATCAAAAGCAATTACAATACCACATATAGAATTAAATATAGCAAGAGACATTAAAAATTTCTTATTATATAAAGTAGAATCTGAAGATAGAGATTGGATGTAA
- a CDS encoding PH domain-containing protein gives MFSNSQIDIETLPKVEALELKPIAKKYFTIIVINLVILYGIIIAVLSAVKYFTKKEGFHTVFWYLLAGVLIVFLAQLILYKLGFKKRKYALREKDITYSHGYLNNSTTTLPFNRIQHLEISRSFLARKFGLSTLKIFSAGESGGDLSIKGLPREVADSQYAFLTNILNERE, from the coding sequence TTGTTTTCAAACAGTCAAATAGATATAGAAACTTTACCAAAAGTTGAAGCATTAGAGTTAAAGCCTATAGCAAAAAAATATTTTACCATAATAGTAATAAACCTTGTAATACTATATGGTATTATAATAGCAGTTTTAAGTGCTGTAAAGTATTTTACTAAAAAAGAAGGTTTTCATACTGTATTTTGGTACCTATTAGCTGGAGTTTTAATTGTTTTTTTAGCACAACTTATTTTATATAAATTAGGTTTTAAAAAACGTAAGTATGCTTTAAGAGAAAAAGACATTACCTATTCTCATGGCTATTTAAATAATTCTACAACAACATTACCATTTAATCGTATACAACATTTAGAAATTTCAAGATCTTTTTTAGCTAGAAAATTTGGCTTATCTACATTAAAAATTTTCTCTGCAGGAGAATCTGGTGGAGATTTATCTATAAAAGGCTTACCAAGAGAAGTAGCCGATTCTCAATATGCTTTTTTAACCAATATTTTAAATGAGCGAGAATAA
- a CDS encoding (Fe-S)-binding protein — protein MSEQLIVPTMAEMMAEGKTPDILFWVGSAGSYDDRAKKITKAFVKILNKAEVNFAVLGTEESSTGDVAKRAGNEFLFQMQAFMNIELLNAYEVKRIVTCDPHSFNCLKNEYPGLGGNYEVVHHTQFIKELINTGKIKISSNTFNNKRITFHDPCYLGRANSEYEAPRDVLNTLNATLIEMKRSKSTALCCGAGGAQMFKEPEKGDKDVNELRTEDALKTNPNIIATGCPYCMTMMSDGVKVKEKENEIQVLDVAELIAQAQGL, from the coding sequence ATGAGCGAGCAACTAATAGTGCCTACAATGGCAGAAATGATGGCAGAAGGTAAAACACCAGATATCTTATTCTGGGTAGGTTCTGCTGGAAGTTACGACGATAGAGCAAAAAAAATAACAAAAGCATTTGTTAAAATATTAAATAAAGCTGAAGTGAATTTTGCTGTTTTAGGAACCGAAGAAAGCTCTACAGGAGATGTAGCAAAACGCGCTGGAAACGAATTTTTGTTTCAAATGCAGGCGTTTATGAATATCGAATTACTTAACGCTTACGAAGTTAAACGTATTGTTACCTGCGATCCTCATTCATTTAATTGCTTAAAAAACGAATATCCAGGTTTAGGTGGTAACTATGAGGTTGTACACCATACTCAATTTATAAAAGAACTTATAAATACAGGTAAAATTAAAATTAGCTCAAACACTTTTAATAATAAGCGTATTACATTTCATGACCCATGTTATTTAGGTAGAGCAAATTCAGAATACGAAGCACCTAGAGATGTATTGAATACTCTAAATGCAACATTAATTGAAATGAAAAGAAGCAAGTCTACAGCATTATGTTGTGGTGCTGGTGGAGCTCAAATGTTTAAAGAACCAGAAAAAGGAGACAAAGATGTTAATGAGTTACGTACAGAAGATGCTTTAAAAACAAATCCCAATATTATAGCAACTGGTTGTCCTTATTGTATGACAATGATGTCAGATGGCGTAAAAGTTAAAGAAAAAGAAAACGAAATTCAAGTGTTAGATGTTGCAGAGTTAATTGCTCAAGCACAAGGTTTATAA
- a CDS encoding (Fe-S)-binding protein, with translation MNYLPNIIFAIALILGIGYFAKNVQKLIRNIKLGQPKDVSDNKSQRWKNMAMIALGQSKMVKRPIAGFLHVIVYVGFVIINIEVLEIIIDGLFGTHRIGLSILPESVYGFLIGSFEILAALVFITVVVFWVRRNIIKLRRFMSAEMKGWPKNDGNFILYFEMVLMALFLVMNATDTTFQNIASGNIVSQFIAPLFSGASEGTLHIIERSAWWLHILGILVFLNYLYFSKHLHILLAFPNTYYGKLTPKGQFDNNDAVTKEVKLMMDPDADPFAAPAETEEEEVPAKFGASDVQDLSWLNLLNAYTCTECGRCTSECPANLTGKKLSPRKIMMDTRDRLEEVGKNIDTNKGVFVDDGKQLLNDYITKEELWACTSCNACVEACPISIDPLNIIMEMRRYLVMEESAAPMELNNMMTNVENNGAPWPYNQMDRLNWKDE, from the coding sequence ATGAACTACTTACCAAACATTATTTTTGCCATAGCATTAATTTTAGGCATTGGCTACTTTGCAAAAAATGTACAAAAACTAATTAGAAACATTAAATTAGGCCAACCCAAAGACGTTAGCGACAATAAATCTCAACGTTGGAAAAACATGGCAATGATAGCTTTAGGACAAAGCAAAATGGTAAAAAGACCTATAGCAGGATTTTTGCACGTTATTGTATATGTTGGTTTTGTAATTATTAATATCGAAGTTTTAGAAATAATAATCGATGGCCTTTTTGGAACACATAGAATAGGCTTAAGTATTTTGCCAGAATCTGTTTATGGTTTTTTAATAGGAAGCTTTGAAATTCTTGCAGCATTAGTATTTATAACAGTTGTTGTATTTTGGGTTCGTAGAAATATTATAAAATTACGACGTTTTATGAGTGCCGAAATGAAAGGCTGGCCAAAAAACGATGGTAATTTTATACTTTATTTTGAAATGGTTTTAATGGCATTGTTTTTAGTCATGAATGCAACAGATACTACATTTCAAAATATAGCATCTGGAAATATAGTGAGCCAGTTTATTGCGCCATTATTTAGTGGAGCATCAGAAGGTACATTACATATTATAGAACGTAGCGCTTGGTGGTTACATATTTTAGGAATATTAGTATTCTTAAACTACCTGTATTTCTCTAAACACTTACATATATTATTAGCGTTTCCAAATACATATTATGGTAAATTAACACCAAAAGGTCAATTTGATAATAATGATGCCGTAACAAAAGAAGTAAAATTAATGATGGATCCAGATGCAGATCCATTTGCTGCGCCAGCAGAAACCGAAGAGGAAGAAGTACCAGCAAAATTTGGTGCTAGTGATGTGCAAGATTTAAGTTGGTTAAACCTACTTAATGCATATACTTGTACAGAGTGCGGACGTTGTACCAGCGAGTGTCCTGCAAACCTAACAGGTAAAAAATTATCGCCAAGAAAAATAATGATGGATACCAGAGATCGTCTAGAAGAAGTTGGTAAAAATATAGACACTAACAAAGGTGTTTTTGTAGACGATGGTAAACAACTACTTAATGATTATATTACAAAAGAAGAATTATGGGCATGTACAAGTTGTAATGCCTGTGTAGAAGCTTGTCCAATTAGTATAGACCCATTAAATATTATTATGGAGATGCGTCGTTACTTAGTTATGGAAGAAAGTGCTGCACCAATGGAGTTAAACAACATGATGACTAATGTTGAAAACAATGGAGCACCTTGGCCATATAACCAAATGGATAGATTAAACTGGAAAGATGAATAA
- a CDS encoding MlaD family protein, with amino-acid sequence MSREVKTAILVIAGIALFVFGFNYLKGENLLEGDNSFYTTFEYNGLTSSSPVTIKGNNVGRISDIKYDFETGKTRVAFQVDEQLKFSKDSKIRLYELGLMGGNGIAIIPGDSKELAKSGDYIESEVEVGLISSLTSNFSGLSNELDGTLKAADSLLLSLNDLVQDDSEKGLRNALSELNNTLRSFQTLSKSFNGVIASNEKNLNEVLTNFNTVSQDLAILSNNLKDVNIDQTVKNLDNTLAGVDGLIADLNKGEGSMGKLLKDDKLYNNLEVASYQLKELLQDFKLNPKRYVNISVFGKKSKPYVEPEDERE; translated from the coding sequence ATGTCAAGAGAAGTAAAAACAGCCATATTAGTTATTGCAGGAATAGCATTATTCGTTTTTGGATTTAATTATCTAAAAGGTGAAAATCTTTTAGAAGGTGATAATTCGTTTTATACAACTTTTGAATATAATGGACTTACTTCTTCATCTCCAGTTACTATAAAAGGTAATAATGTTGGACGAATTTCAGATATTAAATACGACTTCGAAACAGGAAAAACAAGAGTGGCTTTTCAGGTAGACGAACAATTAAAATTTTCAAAAGATAGTAAAATTAGGTTGTACGAATTAGGTTTAATGGGAGGCAATGGTATTGCTATTATTCCAGGTGATTCTAAAGAATTAGCAAAATCTGGAGATTATATAGAAAGTGAAGTAGAAGTCGGCTTAATTTCAAGCTTAACAAGTAACTTTTCTGGATTAAGTAATGAACTTGATGGTACTTTAAAAGCAGCAGATTCTCTACTTTTAAGTTTAAACGATCTAGTTCAAGACGACTCAGAAAAAGGACTTAGAAATGCACTTTCAGAACTTAACAATACCTTAAGATCTTTTCAAACACTATCAAAATCATTTAATGGTGTAATTGCTTCAAACGAAAAGAATTTAAACGAGGTATTGACAAATTTTAATACAGTAAGTCAAGATTTAGCTATTTTGTCAAATAATTTAAAAGATGTTAATATAGACCAAACTGTAAAAAATCTTGACAACACTTTAGCTGGTGTAGATGGACTTATTGCCGATTTAAATAAAGGTGAAGGTTCTATGGGTAAATTATTAAAAGATGATAAATTATACAATAATCTTGAAGTAGCATCTTACCAATTAAAAGAACTATTACAAGATTTTAAACTTAACCCAAAACGTTATGTAAACATATCTGTATTTGGAAAAAAGAGCAAACCATACGTAGAACCTGAAGACGAAAGAGAATAA
- a CDS encoding N-acetylmuramoyl-L-alanine amidase has translation MINLLFSKIYKTTVKALKMSYNIMQTQLKTVFVFFIIVLTVSVFSTVDAQSNKGKFVVVLDAGHGGKDPGKHSQYGYRESDIALKIVKKVGAALEKNKDIKVIYTRKTDVFLELRERAAIANRADADLFVSIHCNAHNSQAYGTETFVLGVANTKRNLEIAKKENEVIFLEDNHEEHYAGFDPDSPESFIGLSLMQEEYTDQSIMLARLVENNFRDKSKRKSRGVKQASLWVMHNTYMPSVLIETGFVTNKSEGAYLNSSKGQSNIATSIENAILKYKNNLDLNISVVDMPLETIEEEDISTEEKIINNTVFKVQIAASSKKLEPKPYNFKGLNPVSREKEDKLYKYFYGYSSDINKIQLLQKEARKKGFNSAYIVAYKDGKRISLEKALNEGAK, from the coding sequence ATGATTAATTTATTATTCTCAAAAATTTATAAAACCACAGTAAAAGCTTTAAAAATGAGTTACAATATAATGCAAACGCAACTAAAAACAGTTTTCGTATTTTTTATAATAGTATTAACAGTTTCTGTATTCTCAACTGTTGATGCTCAATCAAATAAAGGAAAATTTGTTGTTGTGTTAGATGCTGGACATGGTGGAAAAGATCCTGGAAAACACTCTCAATACGGTTATAGAGAAAGTGATATTGCTCTTAAAATTGTTAAAAAAGTTGGAGCAGCTTTAGAAAAAAATAAAGACATAAAAGTTATTTATACAAGAAAAACCGATGTGTTTTTAGAATTAAGAGAACGTGCTGCAATTGCGAATAGAGCAGATGCAGATTTATTTGTTTCTATTCACTGTAATGCACATAATTCTCAAGCCTATGGTACAGAAACTTTTGTTTTAGGTGTTGCCAATACAAAAAGAAATCTTGAAATAGCTAAAAAAGAAAACGAAGTAATATTCTTAGAGGACAACCACGAAGAACATTATGCAGGTTTTGATCCAGATTCTCCCGAATCTTTTATAGGTTTAAGTTTAATGCAAGAAGAATATACAGACCAAAGTATTATGCTAGCTAGACTTGTAGAAAATAATTTTAGAGATAAGTCTAAAAGAAAAAGTCGAGGTGTGAAACAAGCTAGTTTATGGGTAATGCATAACACATATATGCCTAGTGTTTTAATCGAAACAGGTTTTGTAACAAATAAAAGTGAAGGCGCTTATTTAAATTCTAGTAAAGGTCAAAGTAATATTGCAACTTCTATTGAAAATGCAATTTTAAAGTATAAAAACAATTTAGATTTAAACATTAGTGTTGTAGATATGCCTTTAGAAACAATAGAGGAAGAAGACATTTCTACTGAAGAAAAAATTATAAATAACACTGTCTTTAAAGTGCAAATAGCTGCTAGTTCTAAAAAATTAGAGCCTAAACCATACAATTTTAAAGGATTAAATCCTGTCTCGAGAGAAAAAGAAGATAAATTGTACAAATATTTTTATGGATATTCGTCAGATATTAATAAAATTCAACTGCTTCAAAAAGAAGCTCGTAAAAAAGGATTTAATAGCGCATATATTGTAGCTTATAAAGATGGAAAACGAATAAGTTTGGAAAAAGCACTAAATGAGGGCGCAAAATAG
- a CDS encoding putative LPS assembly protein LptD produces the protein MGFQKPSHSLAKIHLKALHTNTKYILFALSFTVFINTFCFAQDTPNKSLSIPADKKEAPVEVSIDTFLTKDVNKPIANKKENDSTLNDSITPKKAKLLEAIVSYKAKDYTLFNRKEQKMYLYNEAQVLYQDMELTAGNIVIDYSTNKVYAGRLKDSAGNYTQRPVFKQGTNVVEPDSIIFNTKTQRALIFNSRTEQNGMNILAERSKKENDSVYFLGNTRFTTAEDLDDPEYYFLTNKLKLVPDKKIVVGGTQMFIYDVPTPIFIPFGFFPLTSKQTSGVIIPSFGEQNDRGYFLQNGGYYFAISDYVDLAVLGDYYTNGSYGLRFESKYKTRYKYSGNVGFRYENLINSERGFPDYSKSTIYNLRWSHQQDTKANPNSRFSASVNLGSSNYYQQSVNQVNTASFLNNTLASSISYAKTFQGEPQVNLSLTATHSQNTQTEQINMTLPTLQASVSRVYPFAPKIGSKKGIIQNINLQYNVRAENSIQTTDSLFFKSEMFDDALIGMRHTIPVATNFKIFKHFSVSASANYDETWTLNTINRFYDPEEELVVTEDLNGFDSYRTYNFGTSIGTTIYGLFNFDKNEEGKKIQAIRHVMRPSISYNINPAFDKYYDTYEVTDIDGNPIEEVEFSRFDESLYGSPNKTFSSSIGLSLSNNFEAKVRDRDSTKTEPKKIVLLNNLNFSTSYNVAGDSLKWSPVRMSGGTQLFNNKMNVNFGATLDPYALDNNNRRIDTYNINNGGSLFRLTSANLTLSYSLSSDGGERESNTSQSSRNETLQSGGRDDDLFGRSQDFADQRFNKDDEDKEETPSELYNYKIPWSLRLAYAVNYGNATRQNEITSNSLMFSGDLEIAPRWTIGASSGYDFKNKGFSYTQLRFERDLLSWRMNFSWIPFSTRSSWNFFIGIKSNLLKDLKYEKRRQPDQQL, from the coding sequence TTGGGATTTCAAAAACCGAGCCATAGTTTAGCAAAAATACATTTAAAAGCATTGCATACAAATACAAAATACATACTTTTTGCCTTAAGTTTTACAGTGTTTATCAACACTTTTTGCTTTGCTCAAGACACGCCAAATAAAAGTTTAAGCATTCCTGCAGATAAAAAAGAAGCTCCTGTAGAAGTTTCTATAGACACTTTTTTAACAAAAGATGTAAATAAACCTATTGCTAATAAAAAAGAAAACGATTCTACACTTAACGATAGTATAACTCCAAAAAAAGCAAAACTTCTTGAAGCCATAGTATCTTATAAAGCAAAAGATTATACGCTTTTTAATAGAAAAGAGCAAAAGATGTACTTGTATAATGAAGCTCAAGTTTTGTATCAAGATATGGAATTAACGGCTGGTAATATTGTAATAGATTATAGTACAAATAAAGTTTACGCAGGTCGATTAAAAGATTCTGCAGGGAATTACACACAGCGTCCTGTTTTTAAGCAAGGTACTAATGTTGTAGAGCCAGATTCTATTATATTTAACACCAAAACACAACGTGCTTTAATATTTAATTCTAGAACCGAACAAAACGGAATGAATATTTTAGCAGAACGCTCTAAAAAAGAAAATGACTCTGTTTATTTTTTAGGTAATACGCGTTTTACTACTGCCGAAGATTTAGATGACCCTGAGTACTATTTTTTAACTAACAAATTAAAATTAGTACCAGATAAAAAAATTGTTGTTGGTGGTACACAAATGTTTATTTACGATGTACCTACACCTATTTTTATTCCATTTGGTTTCTTTCCATTAACCTCAAAACAAACCTCAGGTGTTATTATACCTAGTTTTGGAGAACAAAACGATCGTGGTTACTTTTTACAAAATGGTGGTTATTATTTTGCAATTAGCGATTATGTAGATTTAGCTGTATTAGGAGATTATTATACCAATGGTAGTTATGGTTTACGTTTTGAGTCTAAATACAAAACACGCTATAAATATAGTGGTAATGTAGGTTTTAGGTACGAAAACTTAATAAATAGTGAACGTGGTTTTCCAGATTATTCTAAAAGTACTATTTATAATTTACGTTGGTCTCACCAACAGGACACAAAAGCAAACCCTAACTCTAGATTTTCTGCATCTGTAAACTTAGGTAGTAGTAATTACTATCAACAATCTGTAAACCAGGTTAACACAGCAAGTTTTTTAAATAACACGTTGGCATCTTCTATATCTTATGCAAAAACCTTTCAAGGTGAGCCACAAGTAAATTTAAGCTTAACTGCAACACACTCGCAAAATACACAAACCGAACAAATTAACATGACTTTACCAACACTACAAGCCAGTGTTAGTAGAGTGTATCCTTTTGCTCCTAAAATTGGTTCTAAAAAAGGAATTATTCAAAATATTAATTTACAATATAATGTTCGTGCAGAAAATAGTATTCAAACAACAGATTCTTTATTTTTTAAAAGTGAAATGTTTGATGACGCTCTTATTGGTATGCGACACACAATTCCTGTAGCTACTAACTTTAAAATTTTTAAACATTTTAGTGTAAGTGCTTCTGCTAATTATGATGAAACATGGACTTTAAATACAATTAATCGTTTTTATGATCCAGAAGAAGAGCTAGTAGTAACCGAAGATTTAAATGGTTTTGATTCTTATAGAACATATAATTTTGGTACTAGTATTGGTACTACAATTTATGGTCTCTTTAATTTTGATAAAAATGAAGAAGGAAAAAAAATACAAGCCATTAGACATGTTATGCGTCCATCTATAAGTTATAATATAAATCCTGCCTTCGATAAATATTATGACACCTACGAAGTTACAGATATAGATGGAAACCCTATAGAAGAAGTAGAATTCTCTAGATTTGATGAAAGTTTATATGGTTCTCCAAATAAAACATTTTCAAGTTCTATAGGTTTATCTTTATCAAATAATTTTGAAGCTAAAGTGCGTGATAGAGATAGTACTAAAACCGAACCTAAAAAAATTGTTTTACTTAACAATTTAAATTTCTCTACATCTTATAATGTTGCTGGAGATTCTTTAAAATGGAGTCCTGTGAGAATGTCTGGTGGCACACAATTATTTAACAATAAAATGAATGTTAACTTTGGTGCCACTCTAGATCCTTATGCTTTAGATAATAATAACAGACGAATTGACACTTACAATATTAACAATGGCGGAAGCTTATTTAGACTTACCAGCGCAAACCTAACACTTAGTTACAGTTTAAGTAGTGATGGTGGCGAAAGAGAAAGCAATACCAGCCAAAGTAGTAGAAACGAAACCTTACAAAGTGGTGGTCGTGATGATGATTTATTTGGTCGTTCTCAAGATTTTGCCGACCAACGTTTTAATAAAGATGATGAAGATAAAGAAGAGACACCAAGTGAACTATATAATTACAAAATACCATGGAGTTTACGTTTAGCCTATGCTGTAAACTACGGTAATGCTACAAGACAAAACGAGATTACATCTAACTCTTTAATGTTTTCTGGAGATTTAGAAATTGCACCTAGATGGACTATTGGTGCTTCATCTGGATACGATTTTAAAAACAAAGGTTTCTCTTATACACAGCTGCGTTTTGAAAGAGATTTATTAAGCTGGAGAATGAATTTTAGTTGGATTCCTTTTAGCACAAGAAGTTCTTGGAATTTCTTTATAGGTATTAAATCTAACTTGTTAAAAGATTTAAAATACGAAAAACGTCGTCAACCAGACCAACAATTATAA
- a CDS encoding RidA family protein produces the protein MKKIITTTKAPAPIGPYNQAVLSGNTLYTSGQIALHPETGELVIDDIVTETKQVMENMKAVLEAADMTFENVVKTSIFISDMNNFAEINAVYTLYFNDETAPARETVEVANLPKFVNVEISMIAIK, from the coding sequence ATGAAAAAAATTATTACTACAACCAAAGCTCCTGCTCCAATTGGACCATATAATCAAGCTGTTTTAAGCGGAAACACACTTTATACATCTGGACAAATTGCATTGCATCCAGAAACAGGTGAACTTGTTATAGATGATATTGTAACAGAAACAAAACAAGTTATGGAAAATATGAAAGCTGTTTTAGAAGCTGCAGACATGACTTTTGAAAACGTAGTTAAAACTTCTATTTTTATAAGCGACATGAATAACTTTGCCGAAATAAATGCAGTCTACACTCTTTATTTTAACGATGAAACTGCACCTGCAAGAGAAACTGTAGAAGTAGCTAACTTACCTAAATTTGTTAATGTAGAAATAAGTATGATAGCTATTAAATAA